The following are encoded together in the Gordonia insulae genome:
- a CDS encoding MCE family protein: MLSRSTLRRSLTLATVSVLVVLGLSGCSLIPAKWTAAFGSAIEATAYFDDVSGLYKGNDVAVLGMPVGQVTSVEQQGNRVKVTFTVSKDVPVPANATAAIINTSIVTTRHIELSPTYSEGAKLTDGGVIGETKSPVSVGELFDSIDGLVKSLSGDAPGEGPIADMIDITSGITSGNGERMRIALDELGKAASVASGNGDALVDIIRTLQGLTSTLVANYPKMTAFSNSINDVAQMLGTQSPGLEATLADLNTTLQNTTAFLQNNSGTISSSTGRLAALAANLSDYSRQVVETIDLGPLLFQNLSNSVSAEQGAWRAQVLLDKSLLDTELLSTFCQAINLQKNGCRTGQLKDFGPDLGVFSALLELTK; encoded by the coding sequence ATGCTGAGCCGCAGCACGCTCCGGCGCTCCCTGACCCTGGCCACCGTGTCCGTCCTCGTGGTCCTGGGGCTCTCCGGGTGTTCGCTCATCCCGGCGAAGTGGACCGCCGCGTTCGGCTCGGCGATCGAGGCGACCGCCTATTTCGACGACGTGTCCGGTCTCTACAAGGGCAACGACGTCGCGGTGCTGGGCATGCCGGTCGGCCAGGTGACCTCGGTCGAGCAGCAGGGCAACCGCGTCAAGGTGACCTTCACCGTGTCCAAGGACGTGCCGGTACCGGCGAATGCGACCGCGGCGATCATCAACACCTCGATCGTGACGACTCGGCACATCGAGCTCTCACCGACGTACTCCGAGGGTGCGAAGCTGACCGACGGTGGCGTGATCGGCGAGACCAAGAGCCCGGTCTCGGTCGGTGAGCTGTTCGACTCCATCGACGGACTGGTGAAGTCGCTGTCCGGTGACGCGCCGGGCGAGGGGCCCATCGCCGACATGATCGACATCACGTCGGGCATCACCTCCGGCAATGGCGAACGCATGCGCATCGCGCTCGACGAACTCGGCAAGGCCGCGTCGGTGGCATCGGGCAACGGCGACGCGCTGGTGGACATCATCCGGACCCTGCAGGGGCTGACCTCGACACTGGTCGCCAACTATCCGAAGATGACCGCGTTCTCCAACTCCATCAACGACGTCGCCCAGATGTTGGGCACACAGTCCCCGGGACTGGAGGCGACGCTGGCCGACCTCAACACCACCCTGCAGAACACGACGGCCTTCCTGCAGAACAACTCCGGCACCATCAGCTCGTCGACCGGTCGGTTGGCCGCGCTGGCCGCCAATCTCAGCGACTACTCCCGCCAGGTGGTCGAGACGATCGACCTCGGACCGTTGCTCTTCCAGAACCTGAGCAACTCGGTCTCGGCGGAACAGGGCGCGTGGCGGGCGCAGGTGCTCCTGGACAAGTCGCTGCTCGACACCGAATTGCTGTCGACCTTCTGTCAGGCGATCAACCTGCAGAAGAACGGATGCCGGACCGGACAGTTGAAGGACTTCGGTCCCGACCTCGGCGTGTTCTCGGCGCTGTTGGAGTTGACGAAATGA
- a CDS encoding MlaD family protein, whose amino-acid sequence MTREPIGPFRVQRDAGPGRRRHRRGLVALAVGAVLTMSGCGVVPGLTVEQIPLPAPGGIGDSIQLTAKFDNALNLPTRAKVKLNGNDVGQVSDIVAENYTAIVTMDVGTSSKLPVGTGAELRQATPLGDVFVALLPPPGQPTGYLADGDTLTGPTTAAATVEDLLVSTSGLVDSGSLSSLQVILTELSNAVSPSPDDLSGSIEGLTTAITKFNQNAAEVDESMRNTQVLTGQLAAGRAQIMASINKLAPAVNAVNGQIGQILTTLDKTNQVTAATNDFLRSDGDDLVSLLGHLETALNGLREAAGTLGPLSDNVNVLTPKWVKSTPGSAAALSAKVYYLNPGAGFDSASRLPELGDVDEGSKALQQTLTRLLARLTGTKGCCG is encoded by the coding sequence ATGACACGTGAACCGATCGGCCCGTTCCGGGTCCAGCGCGACGCCGGTCCCGGCAGGCGGAGGCATCGCCGTGGCCTGGTGGCGTTGGCCGTCGGAGCCGTGTTGACGATGTCGGGCTGCGGCGTGGTGCCCGGCCTGACGGTCGAGCAGATACCGTTGCCGGCGCCCGGCGGGATCGGCGATTCCATCCAGCTGACCGCGAAATTCGACAACGCACTCAACCTGCCGACCCGAGCCAAGGTGAAGCTCAACGGCAACGACGTCGGCCAGGTCTCCGACATCGTGGCGGAGAACTACACGGCGATCGTCACGATGGACGTCGGCACGTCGTCGAAACTTCCGGTGGGCACCGGCGCCGAACTGCGGCAGGCGACACCACTCGGCGACGTCTTCGTCGCGCTGTTGCCACCGCCGGGACAGCCGACCGGATACCTCGCGGACGGGGACACCCTGACCGGGCCGACGACGGCGGCCGCCACCGTCGAAGATCTCCTGGTGAGCACGTCCGGTCTGGTCGACAGCGGATCGCTGAGTTCGTTGCAGGTGATCCTCACCGAACTGAGCAATGCCGTCTCGCCGAGCCCCGATGACCTGTCCGGCTCGATCGAGGGCCTCACCACGGCGATCACCAAGTTCAACCAGAACGCCGCCGAGGTCGACGAGTCGATGCGCAACACCCAGGTGCTCACCGGGCAACTCGCCGCCGGCCGCGCCCAGATCATGGCGTCCATCAACAAGTTGGCGCCGGCGGTCAACGCGGTCAACGGTCAGATCGGACAGATCCTGACGACGTTGGACAAGACCAATCAGGTGACCGCGGCGACCAACGACTTCCTGCGCTCCGACGGGGACGACCTCGTCAGCCTCCTCGGCCATCTGGAGACCGCGCTCAACGGTCTCCGCGAGGCGGCGGGCACCCTCGGTCCGCTGTCGGACAACGTCAACGTGCTCACGCCGAAGTGGGTCAAGTCCACCCCGGGCAGCGCCGCCGCCCTGTCGGCCAAGGTCTACTACCTCAACCCGGGTGCGGGCTTCGACTCGGCCAGCCGACTGCCCGAGCTCGGCGACGTCGACGAGGGCTCGAAGGCATTGCAGCAGACGCTCACCCGGCTGTTGGCCCGGCTCACCGGAACCAAGGGGTGCTGCGGATGA
- a CDS encoding MlaE family ABC transporter permease, translated as MSTDAVSSEREGTRAGSGAIRRWFRGHVMASFDTFGRQMGMFVEVFKVLVVDIVKRRFPFGEFIRQCAFMASTSVFPTFLVAIPIGVIVSIQVSNIAGQIGATSFSGAATGLGVIRQGAPLVTSLLLAGAVGSAIAADLGSRTIRDEIDAMRVMGVNPVQRLISPRLLATMVVSFLLCGFVCFVGFITGYVFNVYFQGGTPGSYTGTFASFAGTSDLAFAIIKAVIFGAIVAVVACDRGLSTKGGPAGVANSVNAAVVNSVLLLFTVNVVLTQLFSILVPAKVV; from the coding sequence TTGAGTACTGACGCGGTGTCCTCCGAGAGGGAGGGAACACGTGCGGGCTCGGGGGCGATACGCCGTTGGTTCCGTGGTCACGTCATGGCCTCGTTCGACACCTTCGGTCGACAGATGGGCATGTTCGTCGAGGTCTTCAAGGTCCTCGTCGTCGACATCGTCAAACGACGTTTCCCGTTCGGGGAATTCATCCGGCAATGCGCCTTCATGGCCAGCACCTCGGTGTTCCCGACGTTTCTCGTGGCCATCCCGATCGGCGTCATCGTGTCGATCCAGGTGTCCAACATCGCCGGCCAGATCGGCGCGACGTCGTTCTCGGGTGCGGCGACCGGCCTCGGCGTCATCCGCCAGGGCGCACCGCTGGTGACCTCGTTGCTGTTGGCCGGCGCCGTCGGGTCGGCGATCGCGGCCGACCTCGGGTCACGCACGATCCGTGACGAGATCGACGCCATGCGTGTCATGGGCGTGAACCCGGTCCAGCGGCTGATCTCGCCCCGACTGCTCGCCACCATGGTGGTCAGCTTCCTGCTCTGTGGATTCGTGTGCTTCGTCGGCTTCATCACCGGCTATGTGTTCAACGTCTACTTCCAGGGCGGGACGCCCGGCAGTTACACGGGTACCTTTGCGTCCTTTGCCGGGACATCCGATCTGGCCTTCGCCATCATCAAGGCGGTCATCTTCGGTGCCATCGTGGCGGTGGTCGCGTGCGACCGCGGATTGAGTACCAAGGGCGGACCGGCGGGTGTCGCCAACTCGGTGAACGCCGCCGTGGTCAACTCCGTCCTGTTGTTGTTCACGGTGAACGTCGTGCTGACGCAGCTGTTCTCCATACTCGTACCGGCGAAGGTGGTGTGA
- a CDS encoding MlaD family protein → MRAISGPFSWVRSHSVLVGNIGLVLVMLVGLAYLSFGALRWDPFKGTYHLTVHFPISGGLQETSGVTLRGARIGDVEKIRVQPESVDVTVRIEEDVKINRNAVVAALGLSAAGEQYVDFEPPSADGPYFADGDVIEVNQTRVTAPFPDMLESALNVVEQIDPVKLRSAVDNLEVALGSDGSDKNTLRVLFVSGGTIFTDLARVLPQTKTLISDTGTILKTTSDIQPDLGTTVGSLSTIVNAAVASDKEIRTLLGRGPAQLTSLTGSLNQIRDPITDVLQQFVDVARQGALRAPALANLLPSIRDASVKSLTMFHGGAWWAFGSIFPRPHCNYAVTPVRPTKILELTVPTNLYCVTEDPTQQIRGSANAPRPPGDDTAGPPPGYDPNARTVPLDK, encoded by the coding sequence ATGAGAGCGATATCCGGCCCGTTCTCCTGGGTGCGATCGCATTCGGTCCTCGTGGGCAACATCGGTCTCGTGCTGGTGATGCTGGTGGGCCTGGCCTATCTTTCCTTCGGCGCGTTGCGCTGGGATCCGTTCAAGGGGACCTACCACCTGACCGTGCACTTCCCGATCTCCGGTGGACTCCAGGAGACCTCCGGCGTCACCCTGCGGGGCGCCCGGATCGGTGACGTCGAGAAGATCCGGGTCCAACCCGAGTCCGTCGACGTCACCGTGAGGATCGAGGAAGACGTGAAGATCAACCGCAACGCGGTGGTCGCCGCGCTGGGGTTGTCGGCGGCGGGCGAGCAGTACGTCGATTTCGAACCGCCGTCCGCGGACGGACCGTACTTCGCCGACGGCGACGTCATCGAGGTGAACCAGACGCGCGTCACCGCGCCGTTCCCCGACATGCTGGAGTCGGCCCTCAACGTCGTCGAGCAGATCGACCCGGTGAAACTCCGTTCCGCCGTGGACAACCTGGAGGTGGCGCTCGGTTCGGACGGCTCCGACAAGAACACGCTCCGCGTGTTGTTCGTCTCCGGCGGCACCATCTTCACCGACCTGGCCCGTGTCCTCCCGCAGACCAAGACATTGATCTCCGACACCGGCACCATCCTGAAGACGACGTCGGACATCCAGCCCGATCTCGGCACCACGGTCGGTTCGTTGAGCACGATCGTGAACGCGGCGGTCGCGTCCGACAAGGAGATCCGGACATTGCTGGGCCGTGGCCCGGCGCAACTGACGAGTCTGACCGGGTCCCTCAACCAGATCCGAGACCCGATCACCGATGTGCTGCAGCAGTTCGTGGACGTGGCTCGGCAGGGCGCGCTGCGGGCACCCGCCCTGGCGAATCTGCTGCCATCCATCCGTGACGCTTCGGTCAAGAGCCTCACCATGTTCCACGGTGGCGCGTGGTGGGCGTTCGGGTCGATCTTCCCGCGCCCGCACTGCAACTACGCGGTCACCCCGGTGCGGCCCACCAAGATCCTGGAACTGACCGTGCCGACCAATCTGTACTGTGTCACTGAAGATCCGACGCAGCAGATCCGTGGGTCGGCGAACGCACCCCGGCCACCCGGAGACGACACCGCGGGCCCGCCGCCCGGGTACGACCCGAATGCGCGGACCGTGCCACTCGACAAGTGA
- a CDS encoding MCE family protein, producing the protein MSRGQASLRKPLIGFSLFAVVAIVLTYVIWSTLERSLPGDTHSYSTYFNDASGLASGDDVRMAGVRVGRVSDISLDDGRARVTFDVQTDQQVFTNTQAAIRYQNLIGQRYLSLTLVKDAQSAPLAAGSSLKQPSEDSFDVTRLLAGFQPVFETLKPEQVNALSEGLIQTFQGNKVSLSYTVAEVGTLASDMADRDVVIGAIINNLSGVMRDLAKQGNQVGTVIDSIGNLIHNLNANSAAFGKSVAQIGETASGFADVLAQSRSSLAGAATDARAATNTLIANGAKLDRLAGQLPVFLGHFPLVLGQGNYLNIYACDLDIAIGDVLFPPGLINKIGGTKHSEVCR; encoded by the coding sequence ATGAGTCGCGGGCAGGCCAGTCTCCGGAAACCGCTGATCGGGTTCTCGCTCTTCGCCGTCGTCGCCATCGTGCTGACGTACGTCATCTGGTCGACGCTCGAGCGATCGCTACCGGGCGACACCCATTCCTACAGCACCTATTTCAACGACGCCTCCGGGCTCGCGTCGGGCGACGACGTCCGGATGGCGGGCGTGCGGGTCGGCCGGGTCAGCGACATCTCGCTCGACGACGGTCGCGCGCGGGTCACCTTCGACGTGCAGACCGATCAGCAGGTGTTCACCAACACCCAGGCCGCGATCCGGTATCAGAACCTCATCGGGCAGCGGTACCTGTCGCTGACCCTGGTCAAGGACGCCCAGAGTGCGCCGCTGGCGGCCGGGTCGTCGCTGAAGCAGCCGTCCGAGGACTCGTTCGACGTCACCCGTCTGCTCGCCGGTTTCCAGCCGGTCTTCGAGACCCTCAAGCCCGAGCAGGTCAATGCGCTGTCGGAGGGATTGATCCAGACGTTCCAGGGCAACAAGGTCTCCCTGAGTTACACGGTGGCCGAGGTCGGCACACTGGCCTCCGACATGGCCGATCGCGACGTCGTGATCGGTGCGATCATCAACAACCTGAGCGGCGTGATGCGCGACCTCGCCAAGCAGGGCAACCAGGTCGGCACGGTGATCGACAGCATCGGCAACCTGATCCACAACCTGAACGCCAACTCGGCCGCATTCGGCAAGTCGGTCGCGCAGATCGGGGAGACCGCAAGCGGTTTCGCCGACGTCCTGGCGCAGAGCAGGTCATCACTCGCGGGTGCGGCGACCGATGCGCGGGCGGCGACCAACACACTGATCGCCAACGGCGCCAAGCTCGACCGGCTGGCCGGTCAGCTGCCGGTCTTCCTCGGTCACTTCCCGCTCGTCCTCGGGCAGGGGAACTACCTCAACATCTACGCGTGTGACCTCGACATCGCGATCGGTGACGTGTTGTTCCCGCCCGGACTGATCAACAAGATCGGCGGCACCAAGCACTCGGAGGTGTGTCGATGA
- a CDS encoding MlaE family ABC transporter permease produces MTASRYVPPALRPVEAAKGIYRGPRNGLAAMGHLITFLLKSIGSVPITFRHYSKEVWRLLSDVAWGNGALVVGGGTVGVMVILGVMGGATVGIEGYTALNLLGMGPVTGGLSAFATTREIAPLLAATAFTAQSGCRFTAQLGSMRIAEEIDALESIAIRPLPYLVTTRMLAAVLSIVPLYAVSLAANYLACQLMYQLQSGQGAGTYLYYFNQFLVSSDMVFSFIKVIVFVLLTTFIQCYYGYFASGGPEGVGVAAGHAIRMAIIVLVFANLVMTLVFWGTSPGIKISG; encoded by the coding sequence ATGACCGCATCACGGTATGTGCCTCCCGCCCTCCGGCCGGTCGAGGCGGCCAAGGGGATCTACCGCGGCCCGCGCAATGGGCTGGCCGCGATGGGACACCTCATCACGTTCCTGCTCAAGTCCATCGGTTCGGTGCCGATCACCTTCCGGCACTACAGCAAAGAAGTGTGGCGCCTGCTCTCCGACGTCGCGTGGGGCAACGGCGCGCTCGTGGTCGGGGGCGGCACCGTCGGCGTCATGGTGATCCTGGGCGTGATGGGCGGGGCCACCGTCGGCATCGAGGGTTACACTGCGCTCAACCTGCTCGGCATGGGCCCGGTGACGGGCGGCCTGTCCGCCTTCGCCACCACCCGCGAGATCGCACCGCTGCTGGCGGCCACCGCATTCACCGCGCAGTCCGGCTGCCGGTTCACCGCGCAGCTCGGATCGATGCGGATCGCCGAGGAGATCGACGCACTCGAATCCATCGCCATTCGGCCGCTGCCGTACTTGGTGACCACCCGGATGCTGGCCGCCGTGCTCTCGATCGTGCCGCTGTACGCGGTCTCGCTGGCCGCCAATTACCTGGCGTGCCAACTCATGTATCAGTTGCAGAGCGGCCAGGGTGCCGGCACGTACCTGTACTACTTCAACCAGTTCCTGGTGTCCTCGGACATGGTGTTCTCGTTCATCAAGGTGATCGTGTTCGTCCTGCTCACCACGTTCATCCAGTGCTACTACGGATACTTCGCCTCCGGCGGTCCGGAGGGAGTCGGTGTGGCCGCGGGCCACGCGATTCGCATGGCGATCATCGTGCTCGTCTTCGCGAATCTGGTCATGACGCTGGTGTTCTGGGGCACATCGCCCGGCATCAAGATATCGGGTTAG
- a CDS encoding MCE family protein — MRRWRNHFDGNRRFWYGVAGAVVIVLLVLAVTGLAQAHLGKKTYVGNFAQAGGIRPGDKVRVAGIDVGEVSSTELDGNHVTVTMKVDQDVEVTSNGSAEIKMSTLLGQRYVDVSLGDSPSPAADGVIAQTAVPYDLQKTIEQGTPIISGIDDEQFADSIRTLNRQLAGAPAVTKPTLDSLTAMSRVITNRRDQINQLVNDTKTVTAIVSDSQSQLSVIVGQGQQLAAKIAAREALVTRMLDGIAQLTEEARAVARENGNQFAPIMTNLNTMTQGLEKNRANLRKLLEILPVTARLTNNILGDGPYANGYLPWGIFPDNWLCTARVVDGC, encoded by the coding sequence ATGAGGCGCTGGCGCAACCATTTCGACGGCAATCGACGCTTCTGGTACGGCGTCGCGGGGGCCGTGGTGATCGTTCTCCTGGTGCTCGCGGTGACGGGTCTGGCCCAGGCCCATCTGGGCAAGAAGACCTATGTCGGCAATTTCGCGCAGGCCGGCGGTATCCGTCCCGGCGACAAGGTGCGGGTGGCCGGTATCGATGTCGGCGAGGTCAGCTCCACCGAACTCGACGGCAACCATGTCACCGTCACGATGAAGGTCGACCAGGACGTGGAGGTGACCTCCAACGGGTCCGCCGAGATCAAGATGTCGACACTGCTGGGGCAGCGTTATGTCGATGTGTCGCTCGGGGATTCACCGTCACCGGCGGCCGACGGGGTCATCGCACAGACCGCCGTCCCCTACGACCTGCAGAAGACGATCGAGCAGGGCACCCCGATCATCTCCGGGATCGATGACGAGCAGTTCGCCGACAGCATCCGCACCCTGAATCGGCAGCTCGCCGGTGCGCCGGCCGTGACCAAGCCGACCCTGGACTCATTGACCGCGATGTCGCGGGTCATCACGAATCGTCGCGACCAGATCAACCAGTTGGTCAACGACACCAAGACGGTGACCGCGATCGTCAGTGACAGCCAGAGCCAACTGTCGGTGATCGTCGGGCAGGGACAGCAGCTCGCCGCGAAGATCGCCGCGCGGGAGGCGTTGGTCACCCGCATGCTCGACGGCATCGCACAGCTCACCGAGGAGGCCCGCGCGGTCGCCCGCGAGAACGGCAACCAGTTCGCGCCGATCATGACCAACCTCAACACGATGACCCAGGGTCTGGAGAAGAACCGTGCGAACCTGCGCAAGCTGCTCGAGATCCTCCCGGTCACCGCGCGATTGACCAACAACATCCTGGGCGACGGTCCCTACGCGAACGGCTACCTGCCGTGGGGCATCTTCCCGGACAACTGGTTGTGCACAGCACGGGTGGTGGACGGATGCTGA
- a CDS encoding MlaD family protein gives MNIATDGRNPSLLQYVLRGLAFLVALMILFVLLFLRYQGAFSSTVPVTAKLTDVGDGLVTSADVRYNGLIVGSVKSIELSDGVGPGNLQYKDVGIDIVPDQAAGIPANVTARTVPSNLFGVNSVELVRPAQPSSDDLSSGATIPADETLPTIRLQDAQNELRTLLQAVPPEELASVLGTISDALKGGGSVFAAFVPLLNNYWKTINAQFPPGAPSGFDNFNNAVRGLSQSTPQLLDTLGRSVIPAMTIAEKQQDLTALLSAGQGVLDETQGLFAANGDRGKRVVGDLNTMIGAAVLEPEALPQALAALNNLAAKVLTVFTGVNGHAQLNIGVSLGAFERYTRQNCPVYNGGPYGQARGPGCVGPGTGTGPTSSGPLMIYPSDGMRRDAARFGAVTTSSDNKTLGAALKRKPTAADTIMLGPLVQSSTIAPGAPGGRQGGGR, from the coding sequence ATGAACATCGCCACAGACGGCCGCAATCCCTCACTCCTGCAATATGTCCTGCGGGGACTCGCGTTCCTCGTCGCGCTGATGATCCTGTTCGTCCTGCTCTTCTTGCGCTACCAGGGTGCCTTCAGCTCGACGGTGCCGGTGACCGCGAAGCTCACCGACGTGGGCGACGGACTGGTCACCAGCGCCGACGTCCGCTACAACGGGCTGATCGTCGGGTCGGTGAAGTCGATCGAGCTCAGTGACGGCGTGGGGCCGGGCAACCTGCAGTACAAGGACGTCGGTATCGACATCGTCCCGGATCAGGCCGCGGGCATCCCGGCCAACGTCACCGCGCGTACCGTGCCGTCGAACCTGTTCGGCGTCAACTCGGTCGAACTCGTCCGGCCGGCACAGCCGAGCAGTGACGACCTGTCGTCGGGCGCGACGATCCCCGCTGACGAGACACTGCCGACGATCCGATTGCAGGACGCGCAGAACGAACTCCGCACGCTGTTGCAGGCCGTGCCGCCCGAAGAGCTCGCCTCGGTTCTCGGGACCATCTCCGATGCCCTGAAGGGCGGCGGCTCGGTCTTCGCCGCCTTCGTCCCGTTGCTCAACAACTATTGGAAGACCATCAACGCGCAGTTCCCGCCTGGCGCACCGTCCGGGTTCGACAACTTCAACAACGCGGTGCGCGGTCTCTCGCAATCCACGCCGCAGCTGCTGGACACTCTGGGCCGCAGCGTCATCCCGGCGATGACCATCGCCGAGAAGCAGCAGGACCTGACGGCGCTGCTGTCCGCCGGCCAGGGTGTGCTCGACGAGACCCAGGGACTGTTCGCGGCCAACGGCGACCGCGGCAAGCGGGTGGTCGGTGACCTGAACACGATGATCGGCGCGGCCGTGCTCGAACCCGAGGCACTGCCGCAGGCCCTCGCCGCGTTGAACAACCTCGCCGCCAAGGTGCTGACGGTCTTCACCGGGGTCAACGGCCACGCCCAGCTCAACATCGGCGTGAGTCTGGGCGCGTTCGAGCGCTACACGCGGCAGAACTGCCCGGTCTACAACGGCGGGCCGTACGGTCAGGCGCGCGGCCCCGGGTGTGTGGGGCCGGGCACCGGCACGGGACCGACCAGTTCCGGACCGCTGATGATCTACCCGTCCGACGGGATGCGGCGCGACGCCGCACGATTCGGTGCGGTCACCACGTCGTCGGACAACAAGACCCTGGGAGCAGCGCTGAAACGCAAGCCGACCGCTGCGGACACGATCATGCTCGGACCGCTGGTGCAGTCGTCGACGATCGCCCCCGGTGCCCCCGGTGGCCGGCAGGGAGGTGGGCGATGA